From the genome of Leptolyngbya sp. FACHB-261, one region includes:
- a CDS encoding D-Ala-D-Ala carboxypeptidase family metallohydrolase — MKLKVTDDTFFKATPKQASQLKDTEKVLIKKNTEFAVHSHAPAEHEHVRVALADTRLGPEQKNTWYVYGPHIEVEGTDEDNNPNDPDEDGEPKTGPFKLPGNKSIFYLSDTIVPGGSFTWAEATKNGTRIPVSSEVVVSVIKIARVLEEIRDYLGEKPVRVNSWYRDPANNKRVGGARDSRHLYGDAVDFTVQGIHPSEVHRRLHNWWGSKGGLASASNFTHIDARGYRARWTYGR, encoded by the coding sequence ATGAAACTGAAAGTAACTGACGATACCTTCTTCAAAGCAACGCCTAAACAGGCTAGCCAGCTCAAAGATACAGAGAAGGTTCTAATTAAGAAGAACACTGAATTTGCTGTTCACTCCCATGCACCAGCTGAGCACGAGCATGTGCGTGTGGCTTTGGCAGATACCAGATTAGGACCAGAGCAAAAGAACACCTGGTACGTCTATGGCCCGCACATCGAGGTTGAGGGTACAGATGAGGACAACAACCCCAACGACCCTGATGAGGACGGTGAGCCCAAGACTGGTCCTTTCAAGCTGCCGGGCAACAAAAGCATCTTCTACCTTTCAGACACGATTGTTCCCGGTGGCAGCTTCACCTGGGCAGAGGCAACCAAAAACGGCACGCGCATTCCGGTGAGTTCGGAAGTTGTTGTCAGCGTTATTAAGATCGCTAGGGTTTTAGAAGAAATTCGCGATTATTTGGGTGAAAAACCCGTGCGGGTTAACTCTTGGTACAGAGATCCAGCCAATAACAAGCGGGTGGGTGGGGCACGCGATAGCCGTCACCTCTATGGAGATGCTGTGGACTTCACTGTCCAAGGCATTCACCCTTCAGAAGTCCACCGTCGCCTTCATAACTGGTGGGGCTCTAAAGGGGGCCTAGCTAGCGCCAGCAACTTCACCCATATTGACGCCAGAGGCTACCGGGCTCGATGGACCTATGGGCGTTAG
- a CDS encoding phosphatidate cytidylyltransferase: MPWSRLVSGVVAIILALGMIVLGGWYFAVPFGIIIFLGQQEYFQLVRAKGIEPAAKTTLVVSQVLLVAAIAAPRLVDAVLPVAGTLICFYLLFQPKLATIADISASILGLFYGGYLPSYWIRLRGLGDLPAEGLSWGAYWPGTDNPPAGLLYTLLAFGCIWAADIGAYIVGKFFGRTRLTAISPKKTVEGAVFGVGSSVAVAVVGSWLLGWPGWPLTGVALGLIIGIASLLGDLTESMMKRDAGVKDSGQIIPGHGGILDRADSYVFTAPLVYYFVTLLLTQF, from the coding sequence ATGCCCTGGTCCCGGTTGGTCAGCGGAGTAGTTGCCATTATCCTGGCACTCGGGATGATTGTCCTGGGTGGCTGGTACTTTGCCGTGCCGTTCGGGATAATCATCTTCTTGGGGCAGCAGGAGTATTTTCAGTTAGTACGGGCCAAAGGCATCGAGCCAGCCGCCAAGACTACTTTGGTGGTCAGCCAGGTTCTTTTGGTTGCAGCAATAGCGGCACCCAGACTCGTAGATGCGGTGCTACCAGTAGCTGGAACGCTGATCTGCTTCTACCTGCTCTTTCAACCTAAGCTAGCTACTATCGCAGATATTTCCGCCTCTATTTTGGGGCTGTTTTATGGAGGCTACCTGCCCAGTTACTGGATTCGCCTACGGGGACTTGGTGATTTACCTGCCGAGGGCTTGAGCTGGGGGGCATATTGGCCTGGAACCGACAATCCACCTGCAGGTCTGCTCTACACCCTGCTGGCCTTCGGCTGTATCTGGGCGGCTGATATTGGGGCTTACATCGTAGGCAAGTTCTTTGGCCGTACACGACTGACAGCAATCAGCCCTAAAAAGACAGTAGAAGGGGCTGTATTTGGAGTCGGTAGCAGTGTGGCTGTTGCAGTGGTGGGCTCTTGGCTGCTGGGCTGGCCAGGTTGGCCTCTGACAGGCGTAGCTCTAGGATTAATTATAGGCATCGCCAGCCTACTAGGCGACCTGACCGAGTCAATGATGAAGCGGGATGCTGGCGTGAAAGATTCTGGGCAAATCATTCCTGGACATGGTGGCATTCTAGATCGGGCCGACAGTTACGTATTCACGGCGCCTCTGGTTTACTATTTTGTGACCCTGCTGCTGACTCAGTTTTGA
- a CDS encoding YgcG family protein has translation MRLTRLAILGLLVWACFGLLGLSPAVAQTNRSETSITQALIPNPRQRQSWIADQGQLLTPASENNLNVRLNDLYNRTGVGLGVATILRAPSNRTPRQLARELLQTWDLRGALLLVTVGERKAEVAIQPYLRASLRDDVVASVLNRTVIPSLNRGNREAGIIAGSHQLADAIQTSLNQPNPSSGNVPLNSIGWGAWALSLLSFFAVGTETLPARLLPASVVQRLKLLYLFGVGCGAVALLMWVAAIAQLSLSVVVIASLVLGGVLFLLVGWSRFA, from the coding sequence ATGCGCTTAACCCGTCTAGCAATCCTGGGTCTCTTGGTCTGGGCTTGCTTTGGGCTACTTGGGCTTTCTCCAGCCGTAGCCCAAACTAACCGTTCAGAGACGTCTATCACCCAAGCCTTAATTCCCAATCCTCGGCAGCGGCAGAGTTGGATTGCAGATCAAGGCCAACTGCTGACGCCAGCGTCTGAGAACAACCTGAACGTTAGGCTCAATGACCTCTATAACCGTACAGGCGTTGGCTTAGGGGTAGCAACTATATTGCGGGCTCCTTCAAACCGAACTCCCCGTCAACTAGCCCGAGAACTGCTTCAAACTTGGGATCTTCGAGGCGCGCTCCTGCTAGTCACTGTCGGTGAGCGCAAGGCAGAAGTTGCTATTCAGCCCTATTTGAGGGCTAGCCTAAGAGACGATGTAGTTGCCTCAGTTCTCAACCGCACCGTCATTCCTTCACTCAATCGTGGCAATCGAGAAGCTGGCATCATTGCGGGTAGCCATCAGCTTGCAGATGCCATTCAGACTAGTCTGAACCAACCCAACCCGTCTTCTGGGAATGTGCCTCTCAACTCAATCGGCTGGGGGGCATGGGCTTTAAGTTTGCTGTCTTTCTTTGCTGTCGGCACTGAAACCTTACCGGCCCGGTTGCTTCCTGCGTCGGTGGTGCAGCGTCTGAAATTGCTCTACCTGTTTGGCGTCGGTTGTGGAGCCGTGGCTCTACTCATGTGGGTAGCAGCCATCGCCCAGCTCAGTCTCAGCGTCGTGGTGATCGCTAGTCTAGTGCTGGGCGGTGTCCTGTTCCTGCTGGTGGGCTGGAGCCGTTTTGCCTAA
- a CDS encoding ABC transporter substrate-binding protein produces MLKRLFPFLALFTLTLGLLLACGGPPQPTNSSTIEPEASTAGTSSVLVFGRGSDSPSLDPANASDFESFIVTRNLYETLVALKDGTTDIEPELAESWQISPDGKTYSFKLRQGVKFHDGTDLNADAVVTNYERWLNKEGGGTYDYFQTVFGGFAGEPDLLTQSVKAVDPYTVEFQLKRPFGPFLGALSLPAFGIVSPKALVSGQSINDKPVGTGPFRFKQWLRNETITLEKFPEYWRQGEPRVAQLIYQVVPEDQARLTALNTQQIDLMDGLNPDQLSQVQGQDQLQVFKRPSFSIGYLGFNVTKPPFDKVQVRQAISYAVNKQAVVQAFYAGNAQAAINPMPPSIPGYANQIQDYDYNPDKAKQLLTEAGLPNGFDTEIWISSKGSKILPKADRMAEAFQQDLAKVGIRAKIVDSEWATFLADTRAGKQQMFLLGWSGDYADAESFLGPLFNGRNIPGNNRFRYNNPRVNKLLDDALVLTDEAERRALYVQAQEILKQDAPLVPLVHVSLLLAGSKDVQGYKPSPVGSDSLARVSVGNT; encoded by the coding sequence ATGCTCAAGCGCCTGTTTCCTTTTCTTGCTCTGTTTACGTTAACGCTGGGTCTATTACTCGCCTGCGGTGGCCCACCCCAGCCAACAAATTCATCCACAATTGAACCGGAAGCCTCAACCGCTGGCACTTCCAGTGTGCTGGTATTTGGCCGCGGCTCGGACTCGCCCTCCCTAGATCCAGCTAATGCCAGTGATTTTGAGTCCTTTATTGTCACGCGTAACCTGTACGAAACCCTAGTTGCTTTAAAGGACGGTACCACTGATATTGAGCCGGAGTTGGCTGAGTCATGGCAGATCTCCCCAGATGGCAAGACCTACAGCTTTAAATTGCGGCAGGGAGTCAAGTTCCACGACGGTACGGACCTCAATGCTGATGCGGTCGTCACCAATTACGAGCGCTGGCTCAACAAAGAGGGAGGTGGCACTTACGACTACTTCCAAACTGTATTCGGTGGCTTTGCTGGGGAACCTGACTTGCTCACACAGTCAGTGAAGGCTGTCGATCCCTACACCGTTGAGTTTCAACTCAAACGGCCCTTTGGCCCCTTTTTAGGAGCGCTGAGTTTACCTGCGTTTGGCATCGTCTCACCTAAGGCCCTTGTATCTGGTCAGTCAATCAATGACAAGCCTGTTGGCACTGGTCCCTTTAGGTTTAAGCAGTGGTTACGCAACGAAACGATCACCCTAGAGAAATTTCCTGAATATTGGCGTCAAGGAGAACCGAGAGTAGCTCAGCTAATTTATCAAGTCGTACCGGAAGATCAGGCCCGTTTGACAGCCCTGAACACTCAACAAATTGACTTGATGGATGGTTTGAATCCTGATCAGTTGAGCCAGGTCCAGGGACAAGACCAATTGCAAGTGTTCAAGCGTCCCAGTTTCAGCATTGGCTACCTTGGTTTTAATGTCACTAAGCCACCCTTCGATAAAGTGCAGGTGCGGCAGGCCATTAGCTACGCCGTTAACAAACAGGCGGTTGTTCAAGCCTTCTATGCAGGAAATGCCCAGGCAGCAATTAACCCGATGCCACCGAGTATTCCTGGTTATGCAAACCAAATCCAGGACTACGATTACAACCCGGATAAAGCGAAGCAACTGTTGACCGAAGCCGGTCTGCCTAATGGTTTTGATACTGAGATTTGGATTTCCTCTAAGGGCAGCAAGATTTTACCCAAAGCAGATCGGATGGCTGAGGCCTTCCAGCAAGACCTTGCCAAGGTTGGCATTAGAGCCAAAATTGTCGATTCGGAGTGGGCTACATTCTTAGCCGATACCCGTGCGGGCAAACAGCAGATGTTCCTGTTGGGCTGGTCAGGAGATTATGCCGATGCAGAAAGCTTCCTAGGGCCTTTGTTTAACGGCCGGAATATTCCCGGCAACAATCGCTTCCGCTACAACAATCCCAGAGTCAACAAGCTGTTGGATGATGCTCTAGTTCTAACTGATGAGGCTGAACGCCGTGCCCTATACGTTCAGGCACAGGAGATTCTGAAACAAGATGCACCACTGGTGCCACTAGTTCATGTATCGCTGCTCCTGGCAGGGTCCAAAGACGTTCAGGGCTATAAACCTAGCCCCGTTGGCAGTGACTCCCTTGCTCGCGTGAGTGTAGGCAACACCTAA
- the hpsA gene encoding hormogonium polysaccharide biosynthesis protein HpsA encodes MPRRAPRKGNFHRLPSFQKMAVRAFKSIKRRVETWFPHQRGRSTFPTFPWQSRFSQTVRVTPETRRRRSSNPLQWVLQNFVNGRGLRNTTAGFVLPTTILTVLLLVLVSSTLVFRAYTRTSQVIGDRQDAIIYNAAAPAVDRARAKVEYLFTKDDRLPGGVPAEAVLKSILLNDGTNANSVDADLNTAGVQNRYTLADETPLDLNGDNQADPAWTYTSNGKTVAYSVILNTPIQDSTASGYSAALDLKNLSDTSIQQRANNLLVRNGPLRVLQGTTRNCATAQGNNSAFAGEKGWFSDPSGNTSYLYKAVQINAVVTSNNPDGTINPYKAVATLELEQDRRVDRGNKWAVWFRNDLEIFPGPTFNMNGAVHTEGNMFVSGGKFTSYLISSPNSCLYNKDSSEVSVTEISADTSGYQGFQGQVASGSMGDNDFDSSGGATFHRQISNPGSSGITLKSSNDSVSPPSGTVFGNLALDPITLFTENKSQSRQAADPSNKNLRASTWSSNSVVTDQRILNQRQPAPYVDDTYRADDRFGPKPPPLGSKVGEQIASTNTDLVRNTPPTNEPENLGADGYWERRARVDGLRLIVGQRLELGNTFGWTNSDPLYPPNIPITAITTNSITNEARQQRTLRDNLAAVQSTVVYHKAISQDAPIACLATTVHPGTATTLANSTTFNNFESTTNLATNFLTGNGTNGWEFNASDFSSINDSSSSIRKALKNLALMAGDPYGAFPARQDTALSPAVSAVGPVVHPYSNLSMWGDFSNLRRVIEGKLEATTPVSYADLSIADKSTLDTAGCTLGMLAYNFKGLNDSYNAILAEMESNPANALGGKLFQLMDGIANTGNEEKGTNFQGLCDSGPNAANPCPVTYDPNWYSQFKSDDWIKALLNTSGLGSADAKAQIVRQFQIISEELQIERDRTLGFATGVGLPGTSPGYDQANATYTVQGTLNARVGPGTKFRVACDPKRFAPLGSNSEQSNLGMAMAFCSVSQKPKYPSLYYLFPAVDHNHVGSGSGTVSQTSSGDKYATDLYITNAAINGAKTYQTFSPSDIQVLPKAHSAWSLGSSTTVTGKPNVIKVLTSGTVVPIAVPFLDKAFFNSREMMNVRVLDLDLDLLRSTAIGTNETILPAGGIVYAFREDAAREDAISRPASGDWATCRADLTAINCHMKPSVVSPQDPPVDPSNLVSPKPVDYYAEPDRRPYGFRLRNGLQLKRGGTVANQNNINGLSLITDSSVYIQGNFNPHSTDGSVTTSNLLEEFTTKVSDSWDNFYSRSALESRFAKPFTATGTDSDTWRPVEILADAVTILSDSFCDGSIQDSFVFNNGGTNNNPLAIDDNAKNDTVDRSIYGCGSGNGLTSYLNQNRVGDNVSSATSWRRENPEDNSTSPTSPVLVNSNGAPVLSSGTPYPGSYYSFNDGKAVQGATDTRVNAVIISGIVPSRAGQTYGGLHNFPRFIEDWTGDDLYLSGALLQLNFSTSATGPYDQDSWEPPTGADAFNERIKYYSPPNRKWGYDVGLQLAPAGPVSKRFTTPGNSRSEFYHEPSADDPYIKKLLCGDRDLSSNVNRVDPTANCS; translated from the coding sequence ATGCCCCGTCGAGCACCTAGAAAAGGAAACTTTCACCGGTTGCCTTCTTTTCAAAAGATGGCTGTGCGGGCTTTTAAATCTATAAAGCGGCGTGTAGAAACCTGGTTTCCCCACCAGCGTGGGCGATCCACTTTTCCAACCTTCCCCTGGCAATCTCGCTTTAGCCAAACTGTACGAGTAACCCCAGAAACTCGTAGACGCCGCAGTTCTAACCCATTACAGTGGGTCTTGCAGAATTTTGTGAACGGTCGAGGCTTACGCAATACAACTGCTGGCTTCGTCCTGCCCACAACCATTTTAACAGTTCTGCTTTTGGTTCTAGTGTCTAGCACGCTAGTATTTCGAGCTTATACCCGCACCTCTCAAGTCATTGGCGATCGACAAGACGCCATCATTTACAATGCTGCTGCCCCCGCAGTTGATCGAGCTAGAGCTAAAGTAGAATACTTATTCACGAAAGATGACCGCCTCCCAGGTGGTGTGCCGGCAGAAGCAGTATTAAAGAGCATTCTGCTCAATGATGGCACTAACGCAAACAGCGTTGATGCTGACCTCAATACTGCTGGCGTCCAAAACCGCTACACCTTAGCTGATGAGACACCTTTAGACTTGAATGGAGATAACCAGGCGGATCCAGCCTGGACTTATACCTCTAATGGTAAAACAGTTGCTTATTCTGTCATCCTAAACACGCCGATTCAGGATTCAACTGCCTCTGGCTACAGTGCAGCTCTCGATCTCAAAAATCTGAGCGATACATCTATCCAGCAACGGGCCAACAATCTTCTGGTCCGTAATGGCCCATTGCGAGTACTTCAAGGTACCACTCGCAACTGTGCAACAGCACAAGGTAACAATAGTGCCTTCGCTGGGGAGAAGGGCTGGTTTAGTGACCCGAGTGGCAACACATCTTATCTCTACAAAGCTGTACAGATCAACGCTGTAGTTACAAGTAATAACCCTGATGGGACGATCAATCCCTACAAAGCAGTTGCGACTTTAGAGCTTGAGCAGGATAGGCGTGTAGACCGAGGCAACAAATGGGCAGTTTGGTTTCGTAATGATCTAGAGATTTTTCCTGGGCCCACCTTCAATATGAACGGGGCCGTGCATACTGAAGGCAACATGTTTGTTTCTGGAGGCAAGTTTACCTCTTATTTAATCAGCTCACCAAACTCCTGCTTATATAACAAAGATTCTTCAGAAGTTTCAGTCACTGAAATCTCAGCCGATACTTCGGGTTATCAAGGTTTCCAGGGCCAAGTTGCATCTGGATCAATGGGAGATAATGATTTCGATAGTAGTGGTGGTGCAACCTTCCACCGTCAAATTTCTAATCCTGGCAGTAGTGGTATTACTCTGAAGTCAAGTAATGATTCAGTTAGTCCTCCTAGCGGAACTGTATTCGGCAATCTTGCTCTCGACCCAATAACGCTGTTCACCGAGAATAAATCGCAGTCTCGACAAGCGGCAGATCCAAGCAATAAAAACCTGAGAGCCAGTACCTGGAGTTCTAATTCAGTTGTTACTGATCAGCGTATTCTTAACCAACGGCAACCTGCCCCCTATGTAGACGATACCTATCGTGCAGATGATCGGTTTGGGCCTAAACCACCCCCTTTAGGAAGCAAGGTTGGTGAGCAGATTGCCAGCACTAATACGGATCTAGTGCGTAATACCCCTCCAACCAATGAACCTGAAAACCTGGGAGCTGATGGATATTGGGAACGACGAGCTAGGGTAGATGGCTTACGACTGATCGTAGGTCAAAGGTTAGAGTTAGGTAATACCTTTGGTTGGACTAACAGTGATCCGCTTTACCCACCTAATATTCCAATCACAGCAATAACAACGAATTCCATTACTAACGAAGCACGTCAGCAAAGAACACTTCGAGACAATTTAGCTGCGGTGCAAAGCACTGTTGTTTATCATAAGGCAATCAGTCAGGATGCTCCTATAGCCTGCCTAGCAACCACAGTACATCCTGGAACAGCGACTACCCTTGCCAACAGTACAACTTTTAATAATTTTGAGTCGACAACAAACCTCGCCACCAATTTCTTGACTGGGAATGGAACCAATGGCTGGGAGTTTAACGCATCAGACTTCTCATCAATTAACGATTCCAGCAGTTCTATTCGTAAAGCGCTCAAGAATCTCGCTTTGATGGCTGGCGATCCTTACGGTGCTTTCCCTGCAAGACAAGACACAGCATTAAGTCCAGCCGTCTCGGCAGTAGGCCCAGTTGTACATCCATACTCCAATCTGAGTATGTGGGGGGACTTCTCCAATCTGCGACGAGTGATTGAGGGGAAGCTAGAGGCCACAACGCCAGTCTCTTATGCAGACCTCAGCATTGCAGATAAATCAACTCTGGATACAGCTGGTTGCACTTTAGGGATGCTAGCCTACAACTTCAAGGGACTAAATGACTCGTACAACGCCATACTAGCTGAAATGGAGAGTAATCCTGCGAATGCCTTAGGTGGAAAACTATTCCAGCTAATGGATGGCATCGCTAATACAGGTAATGAGGAAAAAGGAACCAACTTTCAAGGTCTCTGCGACTCTGGTCCCAACGCTGCCAACCCCTGTCCTGTCACTTATGACCCCAACTGGTATTCACAGTTCAAATCGGATGATTGGATCAAGGCGCTGTTAAATACTTCAGGATTAGGAAGTGCTGACGCCAAAGCTCAAATAGTTCGCCAATTCCAGATCATTAGTGAGGAGCTACAAATAGAGCGAGACCGCACCCTTGGTTTTGCAACAGGTGTTGGTCTTCCAGGCACAAGCCCTGGATATGATCAGGCTAATGCTACCTATACAGTTCAGGGCACTCTTAACGCTAGGGTCGGACCAGGCACTAAGTTTAGAGTTGCGTGTGATCCTAAGCGATTCGCTCCTCTTGGATCAAACTCAGAGCAATCTAACTTGGGCATGGCAATGGCCTTCTGCTCTGTATCACAAAAGCCTAAGTATCCCTCCCTCTATTATCTCTTTCCAGCTGTTGATCACAACCATGTCGGCAGTGGCTCAGGAACAGTGAGCCAAACGTCTAGTGGTGATAAATATGCCACCGACTTATACATCACGAATGCTGCTATCAATGGCGCTAAAACCTATCAAACTTTTAGCCCTTCAGATATCCAGGTTCTACCAAAAGCCCACTCTGCTTGGTCACTCGGCTCTAGTACAACTGTTACAGGCAAACCAAACGTAATCAAGGTTTTAACGAGTGGTACGGTGGTACCGATAGCCGTTCCTTTTCTAGACAAGGCTTTTTTCAATAGTCGAGAGATGATGAATGTTAGGGTATTAGACCTCGACTTAGATCTGTTGAGAAGCACTGCTATCGGCACCAACGAAACTATTCTGCCTGCTGGTGGGATTGTCTATGCGTTCCGTGAGGATGCAGCAAGGGAAGATGCTATCAGTAGACCAGCATCAGGGGATTGGGCTACTTGCAGAGCTGATCTAACAGCTATCAATTGCCACATGAAGCCTAGCGTGGTTTCTCCTCAAGATCCTCCTGTGGACCCAAGTAACCTTGTGAGTCCGAAACCCGTTGACTATTACGCAGAACCAGATCGCCGCCCTTATGGTTTTCGGCTTAGAAACGGCCTTCAGTTGAAGCGTGGAGGGACTGTCGCCAACCAGAACAATATTAATGGTTTGTCACTCATCACCGACAGCTCTGTCTATATACAGGGAAACTTCAATCCTCATAGCACAGACGGTAGCGTAACCACCAGCAATTTACTTGAGGAGTTTACAACTAAGGTTTCAGATAGCTGGGACAACTTCTATAGCCGCTCAGCCCTGGAATCTAGATTCGCTAAACCATTCACCGCTACAGGTACAGACTCAGACACTTGGCGCCCTGTAGAAATTCTGGCTGACGCTGTAACTATTCTCTCAGATAGCTTCTGTGATGGAAGTATCCAGGACAGTTTCGTCTTCAACAATGGTGGGACTAACAATAACCCATTAGCAATTGATGACAACGCCAAAAATGACACTGTTGACCGCTCAATATATGGATGTGGTTCTGGCAACGGTTTAACTTCTTATCTCAATCAGAACCGGGTTGGAGATAACGTTTCCTCCGCAACAAGCTGGCGCCGAGAGAACCCAGAGGATAACTCTACAAGTCCCACATCGCCTGTTTTAGTCAATAGCAATGGTGCTCCTGTCCTGTCATCAGGCACTCCTTACCCTGGCTCATATTACAGTTTTAATGACGGAAAAGCAGTACAAGGGGCAACTGATACTCGGGTTAATGCAGTCATTATCAGTGGCATTGTACCTTCTCGGGCAGGGCAGACTTATGGGGGTCTTCATAACTTTCCTCGCTTTATTGAAGACTGGACTGGTGATGATCTCTACTTGTCTGGAGCCTTGCTGCAACTTAACTTTAGTACCTCAGCTACAGGTCCTTATGACCAAGACAGTTGGGAACCTCCTACTGGAGCTGATGCATTCAACGAGCGCATCAAATATTACAGCCCACCAAACCGAAAGTGGGGCTATGACGTCGGACTACAGCTTGCACCGGCTGGGCCTGTTTCTAAGCGATTTACGACCCCAGGCAATTCTCGCAGCGAGTTCTATCATGAACCCTCAGCTGATGATCCTTACATCAAAAAGCTGCTCTGTGGAGATAGGGATTTATCATCCAATGTAAACCGTGTAGATCCCACCGCAAACTGCTCCTAG
- a CDS encoding SRPBCC family protein, with protein MDLLFSDETGKSNDQLGAVEGLPPGELQAVEITTKAEGRSRLLTASITVPRALEQVWQVLTDYEALADFIPNLAESNLSHDSQGRILLEQVGSQNVLFLNFSARVVLLMEEHYPNEIRFEMQEGDFQEFRGCWQLDPEAEGSRLTYRLQVLPKRLTPVIAIERCLKRELSANLLAVRQQVCERYPTS; from the coding sequence ATGGACCTGCTGTTCTCAGATGAAACGGGTAAATCGAATGACCAGTTGGGGGCTGTCGAGGGGCTGCCCCCAGGGGAATTGCAAGCCGTCGAAATCACCACGAAAGCTGAGGGACGCTCCCGTCTCCTCACCGCGAGTATTACAGTGCCACGAGCGCTAGAGCAGGTCTGGCAGGTGCTCACTGATTATGAAGCCCTAGCAGACTTCATCCCCAACCTGGCTGAGAGCAACCTGAGTCACGACAGTCAGGGGCGCATCCTACTAGAGCAGGTCGGATCTCAGAACGTCTTGTTTCTCAACTTCTCGGCGCGGGTCGTGCTGCTGATGGAAGAGCACTATCCTAATGAGATCCGGTTTGAGATGCAGGAGGGTGACTTCCAGGAGTTTAGGGGTTGCTGGCAGTTAGATCCCGAGGCTGAGGGATCTCGCCTAACCTATCGCCTTCAGGTTTTGCCCAAGCGACTCACACCTGTCATAGCCATCGAGCGCTGCTTGAAGCGAGAACTCTCAGCTAACCTGTTAGCCGTACGACAACAAGTTTGCGAACGCTACCCGACTAGCTGA
- a CDS encoding prepilin-type N-terminal cleavage/methylation domain-containing protein, giving the protein MSTQLFKPLFRMFRTSPERSKKAGFTLVELLVSAVIASIVVSSLLYIVNELLQTNQRDFAKTQTQQDMKMALDYIGSDVKEAIYLYPPNCLTTTGVNTSNSASLDFCPGLLNHIALPPGSVPVIAFWKPEPLPSQCQSSGVTICNNYKIVGRSYSLILYALMPNQTNSIWKGKARILRYTLNAFATSNNTLVSAAGYVAPLQQESTFRKWPYEKTTNNTWTNQQNGTLPGSGNTPTLVDFIDNEQNSSKRPAPSCPVGYELTPTNAATVTRSFYGCIRAQSDLSKNFNQDVLVFLRGNANGRPGVVGDNIIPTMQTQILSRAILDKTPSPDP; this is encoded by the coding sequence ATGTCTACACAGTTGTTTAAGCCTCTGTTCCGGATGTTTCGGACATCCCCTGAAAGATCTAAAAAAGCTGGTTTTACACTTGTTGAGTTGTTGGTGTCTGCTGTCATTGCCAGCATAGTTGTCTCCAGCTTATTGTATATAGTCAATGAGCTTTTACAAACTAATCAGCGCGATTTCGCCAAAACACAAACCCAGCAGGACATGAAAATGGCACTGGACTATATTGGTTCAGATGTCAAAGAAGCTATCTACCTGTACCCGCCCAATTGCTTGACAACAACAGGAGTAAACACCTCTAACTCAGCTTCACTTGATTTTTGTCCTGGCCTATTAAATCATATTGCTTTGCCTCCTGGCAGTGTTCCAGTTATAGCTTTTTGGAAGCCAGAACCTCTACCATCTCAATGCCAGAGTTCAGGGGTCACAATTTGCAATAACTACAAAATCGTAGGCCGTTCTTATAGTCTAATTCTTTATGCCCTGATGCCGAATCAGACAAATAGTATTTGGAAAGGGAAAGCACGTATTCTCCGGTATACACTAAACGCATTCGCAACAAGTAATAATACATTGGTTTCAGCCGCTGGATATGTTGCGCCACTTCAGCAGGAAAGTACCTTCAGAAAATGGCCATACGAAAAGACTACGAACAATACATGGACCAACCAGCAGAACGGGACGCTTCCAGGAAGTGGCAATACCCCTACATTGGTAGATTTTATTGATAACGAACAAAACTCTAGCAAGCGACCAGCTCCTAGTTGTCCTGTTGGTTATGAGCTAACACCTACCAATGCGGCCACTGTAACCAGAAGCTTTTATGGCTGTATTCGAGCACAATCGGATTTATCGAAAAATTTTAACCAGGACGTTCTAGTCTTTCTTAGAGGCAACGCTAATGGCAGACCAGGAGTAGTTGGCGACAATATAATTCCTACAATGCAAACTCAGATTCTCAGCCGTGCCATTCTAGATAAAACACCTAGTCCTGATCCCTAA